The Amycolatopsis methanolica 239 nucleotide sequence AGGTTCCGCAGGAGGCCTTCGTCGCGGCGCTGTCCACCGACGAGCCCTCCGGCGACAAGGGCAAGAAGAAGTAGCGGCCGCTCACGCGGTGCCGGAGATCCGGGCCCCCTCGACGAACACGGCACACCGGCGCTCTTCGGCCATCACGCGGTCGTAGGTGCCCCAGTCGTCGTGGGTGCCGCCGGCCGCGGTGAAGATGTCGCGCAGCAGCCGGGTCAGGCCGGCCGGGTCGAAGGCCTCGTCCGGGTGGTCCGGGCCGATCAGCCGCACCGGTCCCTGCACCGCCGCCCACGTCCAGCCGCGCCGGAACACCACCGTGGCGTTGCCACGCGCGCGCAGCAGGTCCAGCTTCTTCGCGTGGCCGACGGCCACGAACGCGACGGACGGGCGGCCGGACACCGGGTCGTCGAGGACCCCGGCGTTGACCACCGAAGCGTGCACCGAGCCGTCCGCCCGCGCGACCGCCACCGTGGCCAGGCCGGTCTCCTGGGCGGCGAGCGAGCGGACGGCGTCGAGGTTCGTCATGGGGCCAAGCTAGCGCCGGGAGCGCCGCCGGAACAACGCGCCCGCGACCGGCATCGCGACCAGCGTGATCCCGCCCCACCACAGCACCGCGAGCCAGGCTGAGTTCCCGACCGGCCCGCCGAGCAGCAGCGCCCGCACGCTGTCGACCACGGGGGTGACCGGCTGGACCTCCACGACCGCGCGCAGCCCGTCCGGCATCGTGCTCGGTGGCACGAACGCGCTGCTCAGGTACGGCACGAACACCAGGATCATGCCCAGCCCGGCGGCGCTTTCCGTGCCGCCGGCGAGCAGCCCGAGGATCGCCGCGACCCATGAGATCGCCACCGTGAACACCAGCAGGATGCCGAGCGCGCCCAGCCACCCGCCGACCCCCGCGGTGGGGGAGAAGCCGATGAGCAGGCCGACGCCGATCATGATCGCGAGCGACAACGCGTTCCGGACGATCGCGCCGGCGATGTGCCCGGTCAGCACCGCTACGCTCGACATCGGCATCGAGCGGAACCGTTCCACCACACCGCGTTCGAGGTCGTCCGCGACGCCGACCGTGGTGGACGTCGAGTTGAACGTGACGCTGATGGCGATGATCCCGGCGAGCACGTAGTCGATGTAGGCGGTGCCGCCGGTGTTGATCGCGCCGCCGAACACGTAGCGGAACATCAGCATGATCGCGACCGGCAGGAAGATCGCCGTCATCGCCTGGTCCGGGGACCGCAGGATGTGCCGCACCGACCGTCCGATGAGGACGGCCGAGTTGTTCGCGTGCCAGTACAGGGTGCTCATCGGGCCGCTCCGATCGTCGGCGAGCCGGTCAGGGACAGGAAGACGTCGTCGAGCGACGGGCGGGTCAGGGCGAGGTCGGCGATCTCCGCGCCGGCCCGGTCGAGGCGCTCCAGGACCTCACGGACGTCGCGGGCGCCGTCGACGGGCACGCTGAGCACCAATCCCTCGCCGGTGTGCGCCTCATCGAGCACGATCCGGGCCACCTCGAACGCCTCCGCGGTGGCGAAGGTCAGGTCGAGGCGCTCGCTGCCGACGCGCTGCTTGAGCGACGCCGGGGTGCCTTCGGCCACGACCCGCCCGCCGTCGATCACCGCGACCCGGTCGGCCAGCTCGTCGGCCTCCTCCAGGTACTGGGTGGTGAGCAGGACCGTCACGCCACCGGACAGCAGGTCGCGCACCGTCTCCCACACCCCGGCGCGGCTGCGCGGGTCGAGCCCGGTGGTGGGCTCGTCGAGGAACAGCACCGGCGGCGCGGTGATCATGCTGATCGCCAGGTCGAGGCGCCGTTCCAGGCCGCCCGAGTAGGTCTTCACCGGCCGTCCGGCGGCCTCGGTCAGGTCGAACCGCTCCAGCAGGTCGCTCGCCCGGCGTCGGGCCGCCGCGGTGCCGAGCCGGAACAGGCGCCCCATCAACACCAGGTTCTCGTAGCCGGTGAGCAGGCGGTCGACCCCGGTCTGCTGGCCGGTCACCCCGATGATCCGCCGCACGTCCGGCACCTGCCGCACCACGTCGAACCCGCCGATCCGCACGGTGCCCGCGTCCGGCGCGAGCAGGGTCGTCAGGATGCGGACGGTGGTGCTCTTGCCCGCGCCGTTGGGCCCGAGCAGGGACACGACGCTGCCGCGCTCGACGGTGAGGTCGACACCGCCGAGCACCTCTCTGCCCCCGAAGGCCTTGCGCAGGCCGCTGACCTCGATCATCACCCTCACCCCTGGAACTGTGTATGACATACACTGCTTTGTGTAAGTGATACACAGTTCTAGGATGGCCGTCAAGGACGAAAGGACGGCGATGACGGCGGAACGCACGCGAACCCTCGAACTCCTGTGGGGCGGCGGCGAACGGTCCACCCGGGGACCGAAGCCCGCGCTGAGCGTGGAGAAGATCGTCCGCGCGGCGATCGAACTCGCCGACGCCGAGGGCGTCGAGGCGCTCTCCATGCAGCGGGTCGCGGCGGCGGTCGGCAAGACGACGATGTCGCTGTACCGGTACGTGTCGGGCAAGGACCAGCTGATCGAGCTGATGGTCGACTACGCGGCCGAGGAGGAACCGCCGAAGCCGGCGGGCGAGGACTGGCGCGCCGAGGTCGCGGTGTGGGTGCGCGCGGTGTGGGAGTTCCACTTGCGGCACCCGTGGATGCTGCGGATCCGGATGAACGGCCCGCCATCGGGTCCCCGGCAGCTGGCCTGGATGGAAGCGGGGATGCGGGCGATCTCCGGGCTCGGCCTCACCGGCGCCGAGATGATCTGGGCGATGACGTTCCTGGACGGTGCGGTACGCGAGCTCGCGCGGATCTCGCTGGACATGGCGGAGGCGCAGCGCGAGGCCGGTATCACGGGCCTGGAGGCGGACGCGGACTTCGCCGCCGGGCTGCGGAAGTACCTGGACCCGGAGCGGTTCCCGATGCTGGCCGCCACGATCGCCGAGGGCACGTTCGACCCGGACACGGAGGAATCCAGCATCCTGCCGGACCTGGAATTCGGTGTGCAGCGGCTGCTGGACGGTCTCGAGGCGTACGCGCGGCGCCGGAAACCCTAGGGTGGGGGCATGTTCGAAGAGCTGCGTGTCCCCGTTCTCGTGGCGCCGATGGCAGGCGGGCCCACGACCCCCGAACTCGTCGCCGCCGTGGCCGAGGCCGGGGGATCCGGTTTCCTCGCCGCCGGGTACCTGAGCGCGGACGCGCTCGGCGAGCGGATCGCGAAGACGCGGGAGCTGACGAGCCGGCCGTTCGGGGTCAACCTGTTCGTCCCAGGGCGGAAGTCCGATGTGGATCTGTCGCCCTACGTGCGGCGGATCGAGGAGGAGGCCCGGCAGTACGAGGCCGAGCCGGGTGACCCGCGCTGGGAGGACGACGACTACCCGGCGAAGGTGGACCTCGTGGCGGCGCAGCGGATCCCGTTCGTGTCGTTCACGTTCGGGCTGCCGTCCACAACGGACGTCGCGCGGCTGCACGAGGCCGGTTCGCAGGTGATCGTGACCGTCACCACGCCCGAGGAGGCCGTGCGGGCGTTCGAGGTCGGCGCGGACGCCCTGTGCGTGCAGGGGTTCGAGGCGGGCGCGCACCGCGGGTTGTTCGTCGACGATCCGGAGCACCCGGCCGGGGGCGAGGTCTACGGGCTGCTGGCTTTGCTGCGGCTGATCGGGTCCGCCGTGGACCTGCCGTTGATCGCGGCGGGCGGGATCGTGCACGGCGCGGACGTCGCCGCCGTGCTGGCCGCCGGCGCGGACGCGGCGCAGCTGGGCACCGCGTTCCTGCGCGCCGACGAGGCCGGGACGCAGCTCACGCACCGCAAGGCCCTGGCCGAGGGCGGGCGGGTCACGGCCATCACACGGGCCTTCAGCGGCCGCCCGGCGCGCGGGCTGGTGAACCGGTTCCTCACGGAGCACTCGCCGTACGCACCCTCGGCCTACCCGCAGGTGCACCACCTGACCAAGCCGGTGCGGGCAGCCGCGCACGCCGCGGGCGACCCGGAGGGCGTGAACCTCTGGGCCGGGCAGGCGTACTCGGTGGCGCCGGAGGGCTCAGCGGCGGAGATCGTGGCCCGCCTGAAGGCTGAGGCGAAGGCGGCACAGGAGCGGGTGACCCGACGACTGGGGTAGGTGCACAGCGCCCGGGCGGGATGGGCTAGGATTTCGGTACACCGGGCGATTAGCTCAGGGGGAGAGCGCTTCGTTCACACCGAAGAGGTCACTGGTTCGATCCCAGTATCGCCCACCGGTTGTTTTCCCTGATCAGACGGCCTGTCGACGATCATCGTCGGCAGGCCGTCGGCGTTTGCGGGGAGCAGATGGGGAGCACGAGGTCCTGACCACCTTCGCAAATCCGGGGAGGTCACGCCGAATCCTGCTCCTGACCTGGGGTTTCGTCCGGCCCCAGCGCCGCTGCAGCGCGGCGAGCATCGTCTCCACCATGACGTCAGCCACGTGGACGTAGGTGTCGGCGGTTCTTGCGCTTGTCCCAGGCGTACCAGCCAGAGGATCCGCGGGACGCCGTCTTCGACCAGCCACGTCCCATGGCTCTCGTCGCCGTCCAGCGCAGGCGGCCAGACGCGTCGGCGGAAGTTGGGGCGATGGCCGGGCTGGTGCTGGCCCGGTCGTCGGCCGGGATGGTGGACATCGGGTGTCATCCGTCCAGCCAGCGGCTCGGCTGGCGCGGGCGAGCGCCCTGTCTCTGCATTTCGAGCTCCTGGAGTTGCGGCACAAGGTCGAGTTGCACACGATGACCGGCCGGGTCGTGGAATGTCCGCTGGACGAGGTGAACCGGCCACGGGGCAACAAGCACGCGAAGCTGCGCATTCCGCCGCTGGAGTCCGAGGTGCGCACCTTGTTCACGGGGTGGGCACAGAGTCAGGTGGACCGTCGGAAGCACGCTCCGACGGCGCGTAACCACACGGCGGCGCGGTTGATGGCCGACGTCGGGCTGTAGATCAATGAAGCTCGCGACCTCGATCTGGCCGACATTTGCTGGGGACTGAGCCGATTCGGGAAACTG carries:
- a CDS encoding pyridoxamine 5'-phosphate oxidase, with product MTNLDAVRSLAAQETGLATVAVARADGSVHASVVNAGVLDDPVSGRPSVAFVAVGHAKKLDLLRARGNATVVFRRGWTWAAVQGPVRLIGPDHPDEAFDPAGLTRLLRDIFTAAGGTHDDWGTYDRVMAEERRCAVFVEGARISGTA
- a CDS encoding ABC transporter permease, whose translation is MSTLYWHANNSAVLIGRSVRHILRSPDQAMTAIFLPVAIMLMFRYVFGGAINTGGTAYIDYVLAGIIAISVTFNSTSTTVGVADDLERGVVERFRSMPMSSVAVLTGHIAGAIVRNALSLAIMIGVGLLIGFSPTAGVGGWLGALGILLVFTVAISWVAAILGLLAGGTESAAGLGMILVFVPYLSSAFVPPSTMPDGLRAVVEVQPVTPVVDSVRALLLGGPVGNSAWLAVLWWGGITLVAMPVAGALFRRRSRR
- a CDS encoding daunorubicin resistance protein DrrA family ABC transporter ATP-binding protein, with translation MIEVSGLRKAFGGREVLGGVDLTVERGSVVSLLGPNGAGKSTTVRILTTLLAPDAGTVRIGGFDVVRQVPDVRRIIGVTGQQTGVDRLLTGYENLVLMGRLFRLGTAAARRRASDLLERFDLTEAAGRPVKTYSGGLERRLDLAISMITAPPVLFLDEPTTGLDPRSRAGVWETVRDLLSGGVTVLLTTQYLEEADELADRVAVIDGGRVVAEGTPASLKQRVGSERLDLTFATAEAFEVARIVLDEAHTGEGLVLSVPVDGARDVREVLERLDRAGAEIADLALTRPSLDDVFLSLTGSPTIGAAR
- a CDS encoding TetR/AcrR family transcriptional regulator, translated to MAVKDERTAMTAERTRTLELLWGGGERSTRGPKPALSVEKIVRAAIELADAEGVEALSMQRVAAAVGKTTMSLYRYVSGKDQLIELMVDYAAEEEPPKPAGEDWRAEVAVWVRAVWEFHLRHPWMLRIRMNGPPSGPRQLAWMEAGMRAISGLGLTGAEMIWAMTFLDGAVRELARISLDMAEAQREAGITGLEADADFAAGLRKYLDPERFPMLAATIAEGTFDPDTEESSILPDLEFGVQRLLDGLEAYARRRKP
- a CDS encoding nitronate monooxygenase translates to MFEELRVPVLVAPMAGGPTTPELVAAVAEAGGSGFLAAGYLSADALGERIAKTRELTSRPFGVNLFVPGRKSDVDLSPYVRRIEEEARQYEAEPGDPRWEDDDYPAKVDLVAAQRIPFVSFTFGLPSTTDVARLHEAGSQVIVTVTTPEEAVRAFEVGADALCVQGFEAGAHRGLFVDDPEHPAGGEVYGLLALLRLIGSAVDLPLIAAGGIVHGADVAAVLAAGADAAQLGTAFLRADEAGTQLTHRKALAEGGRVTAITRAFSGRPARGLVNRFLTEHSPYAPSAYPQVHHLTKPVRAAAHAAGDPEGVNLWAGQAYSVAPEGSAAEIVARLKAEAKAAQERVTRRLG